The Huiozyma naganishii CBS 8797 chromosome 3, complete genome genome contains a region encoding:
- the LRS4 gene encoding Lrs4p (similar to Saccharomyces cerevisiae LRS4 (YDR439W); ancestral locus Anc_5.553) produces MTTLLQLLWNYHRAVVHNERLAAGTAPGGAGAGEDPGGRALQMQRQVNTLTGQLQDMSHENDVLRETAKSVRAFSESKIAALKRQLEALKAEGGAGRRTKGVGGHAHTVATHPMSHGKRPLGRPCSNTIFDGSDSDDPTVLGIKAEDSFIESLRNSNEIENRRDRGRPARVLDAVEIPLDGSLSSDGDTPPPPPQPRPPLHKKGKKRRRRLTEIKVARIASE; encoded by the coding sequence ATGACGACGCTGCTGCAGTTGCTGTGGAATTACCACAGGGCAGTGGTCCATAATGAGAGACTCGCGGCGGGTACAGCCCCCGGGGGCGCAGGGGCCGGTGAAGACCCGGGCGGCAGGGCATTGCAGATGCAGAGACAGGTGAACACGCTGACGGGCCAGTTGCAGGATATGTCCCATGAGAACGATGTGTTGCGGGAGACGGCGAAGTCTGTGCGCGCGTTTAGTGAGTCCAAGATCGCTGCGCTCAAGAGACAACTGGAGGCGTTGAAGGCGGAGGGGGGAGCGGGGAGGAGAACGAAGGGGGTGGGTGGCCATGCTCACACTGTAGCCACCCATCCCATGAGTCACGGGAAGCGCCCACTCGGCAGACCCTGCTCAAACACCATCTTTGACGGATCAGACAGCGATGATCCAACAGTGTTGGGAATCAAGGCGGAGGACTCGTTCATCGAGTCCCTACGTAACAGCAACGAGATAGAGAATAGGAGGGACAGGGGGAGGCCTGCCCGGGTGCTCGATGCGGTGGAGATCCCACTGGACGGCTCACTTTCAAGCGACGGAGACACGCCGCCGCCGCCTCCACAGCCACGGCCACCGCTGCAcaagaagggcaagaaacGCAGACGCCGGCTCACGGAGATCAAAGTCGCCCGCATCGCGTCAGAGTGA
- the THI74 gene encoding Thi74p (similar to Saccharomyces cerevisiae THI74 (YDR438W) and YML018C; ancestral locus Anc_5.551), translating to MARGYDVRGGNSAGGLVALAAVVVLWVASSFLLKTLFTVYRKPLLVTYCSVSSCTLYLLPRLVRCGWSRRRRWSRWHGSVVDDTELTPLLSKESEGDDKICGGDGQDGMSVRDTARLAAVFCLLWVGANVATNAALAYTTVSAQTILSSTASFFTLLFGAIARVESVTGRKLVGIAVSFTGVVIVVAWGHASPAVQELSLGQVPVSSTLIGNVLALTGAVIYGVYSTLFKRAATHRSQSTVDVQLFVGFVGLCTLLLLWPLLIVAHYAGWETLELPSRSTVALPVVVLGIAANCTLTIVSDLCWAHAVYRTQPLTVTLGLSGTIPLAMLVEYLVGGTQTVTRAYGLGALLVVCSFLLTATVTETPKTEASTPTPTPP from the coding sequence ATGGCTCGCGGTTACGATGTGCGTGGTGGGAACAGTGCTGGAGGGTTGGTCGCGCTGGCCGCGGTTGTGGTGCTGTGGGTGGCTTCGTCGTTCCTGTTGAAGACGCTGTTCACGGTGTACAGAAAGCCGCTGCTGGTCACGTACTGTTCCGTGTCGTCGTGTACGTTGTACCTGTTGCCGAGACTCGTGCGGTGCGGTTGGAGCAGGCGGCGGCGCTGGAGCAGGTGGCATGGTAGTGTTGTGGATGATACGGAGTTGACTCCGCTGCTGAGTAAAGAGAGCGAGGGAGATGATAAGATCTGTGGGGGCGATGGGCAGGACGGTATGTCTGTGCGGGACACTGCACGGCTCGCAGCGGTGTTCTGTCTGCTGTGGGTTGGGGCGAATGTGGCGACGAACGCGGCGCTCGCGTACACGACGGTGTCCGCACAGACGATCCTTTCGTCGACTGCGTCGTTCTTTACGCTGCTGTTCGGGGCAATTGCCCGTGTGGAGAGTGTCACCGGTAGGAAGCTCGTGGGGATCGCAGTCTCTTTCACTGGGGTCGTCATTGTTGTAGCATGGGGGCACGCATCACCAGCAGTACAGGAGCTTTCCCTGGGGCAGGTCCCAGTCTCCTCAACTTTGATAGGGAACGTGCTTGCACTGACCGGTGCAGTGATATACGGAGTGTACAGTACACTGTTCAAGCGTGCAGCGACACACCGTTCACAGTCTACAGTGGACGTACAACTATTCGTTGGGTTTGTCGGCCTGTGCactttgctgctgctgtggcCATTGCTTATCGTGGCGCACTACGCTGGGTGGGAAACCCTAGAGTTACCATCACGGTCCACAGTGGCTCTCCCTGTAGTTGTACTCGGAATAGCTGCGAACTGTACACTCACAATAGTGAGCGATCTGTGCTGGGCACACGCCGTGTACCGCACACAGCCTCTTACAGTCACACTGGGGCTCTCGGGGACGATCCCGCTCGCGATGCTCGTGGAGTACCTCGTGGGGGGGACACAGACCGTCACGCGGGCGTACGGTCTCGGTGCGTTGCTGGTCGTGTGTTCGTTCCTTCTCACGGCGACGGTAACGGAGACACCGAAGACAGAGGCATCGACACCGACACCGACACCTCCATAA
- the GPI19 gene encoding phosphatidylinositol N-acetylglucosaminyltransferase GPI19 (similar to Saccharomyces cerevisiae GPI19 (YDR437W); ancestral locus Anc_5.549), with protein MNSALVRETSLRLPPLVSAQRPTRADYYWFVHHLLFTALLVLSIGWSLLPTRPTSTHVPVQVLLDVLPQRRWVLVLQCLWLLGMMFAYCGLNLYAEDVLTPPLDSQKTVVDAAGGPGTSGTSGTSEDTPNSNNSLFSESSTLEYIATRVCCETSGVEDLPLMDVCDVLYSSVDGSW; from the coding sequence ATGAACAGTGCACTTGTGAGAGAGACGTCGTTGCGCCTCCCCCCCCTCGTGAGCGCCCAGCGCCCGACACGAGCGGACTACTACTGGTTCGTACACCACCTGCTGTTCACCgcgctgctggtgctgtcCATCGGGTGGTCCCTTCTACCGACGAGACCCACCTCAACACACGTCCCCGTGCAGGTGCTTCTGGACGTGTTACCGCAGCGGCGGTGGGTGCTCGTGTTGCAGTGTCTGTGGCTGCTGGGCATGATGTTTGCGTACTGTGGGCTGAACCTGTACGCGGAGGACGTGCTGACTCCGCCACTGGACTCGCAGAAGACGGTTGTCGATGCGGCGGGGGGCCCTGGGACCAGTGGGACCAGTGGGACCAGTGAGGACACccccaacagcaacaacagccTGTTCTCTGAGTCATCCACTTTGGAGTACATCGCGACGCGTGTCTGCTGCGAGACCAGCGGTGTCGAGGACCTCCCGCTGATGGACGTCTGCGACGTGCTGTACTCCTCGGTAGACGGTAGCTGGTAG
- the PPZ2 gene encoding salt homeostasis regulator (similar to Saccharomyces cerevisiae PPZ2 (YDR436W) and PPZ1 (YML016C); ancestral locus Anc_5.548) codes for MGNSGSKTGSGKPSKKKQAAKGVRDEARTRGKIGQVAEALPEVSRTDTQRSTGARSVRSVRSRQSQSSLRNSVSNGSILLPSKPGTGTGAGAGAAVAVGAPTASRRSSQGQTQTLTPGVSRRSSSSNVVGEPMMPILKKPGRPSGGPMSSMMYGSDHAVTDDDEDDEEDEDDYDDDSIPSKKVKHRSKQQLKRHRSLEEGVNVRNLLLPRSQRKSESNGVNPHINELLLHNGAAARPDAPTRRGSSGGNTVYGTPLHTPTTTLDGGEADYFTSRVSRRSSHGSLGRDKAVYPSRASYIDDFADGAVPNTPGGDDAELLAGSPSVGDGAVPIGTAGIGSDGANVKKKKVVDVDDAIERLISAGYAAKRTKNVCLKNFEIAQICRLAREIFLAQPTLLELSPSVKIVGDVHGQYCDLLRLFSKCGFPPSANYLFLGDYVDRGKQSLETILLLLCYKIKYPENFFLLRGNHECANVTRVYGFYDECKRRCNIKTWKHFVDTFNTLPLAAIVTGKIFCVHGGLSPGLNSMDEIRHVGRPTDVPDFGLVNDLLWSDPADSPNEWEDNERGVSYCYNKVAINKFLNKFGFDLVCRAHMVVEDGYEFFNDRSLVTVFSAPNYCGEFDNWGAVMTVSEGLLCSFELLDPLDKAALKQVMKKGRQERRLLQDHQEPGPT; via the coding sequence ATGGGGAATTCAGGGTCTAAAACTGGTAGCGGGAAGCcgtccaagaagaagcaggcGGCGAAGGGTGTGCGGGATGAGGCGAGGACGAGGGGGAAGATTGGGCAGGTCGCGGAGGCGCTGCCCGAAGTGTCTCGGACGGACACGCAGCGGTCCACTGGCGCCCGGTCCGTGAGGTCTGTGCGGTCGCGGCAGTCGCAGTCTTCGCTGCGGAACTCAGTGTCGAACGGGTCCATTTTGCTGCCGTCGAAGCCCGGGACGGGGACAGGGGCCGGGGCTGGGGCTGCGGTTGCGGTTGGGGCCCCCACGGCGTCGCGGAGGAGTTCCCAGGGCCAGACACAGACATTGACGCCAGGTGTGTCGCGGCGGtcgagcagcagcaacgtgGTCGGGGAGCCGATGATGCccatcttgaagaaaccggGGCGGCCCAGTGGCGGCCCGATGAGCTCGATGATGTATGGTTCCGACCATGCGGTGActgacgacgacgaggacgacgaagaagacgaggacgatTACGATGACGACAGTATACCGTCCAAGAAGGTTAAGCATAGATCGAAGCAGCAGTTGAAACGACATAGATCCCTTGAGGAAGGTGTGAACGTTCGGAACCTGCTTCTGCCGCGGTCGCAGCGGAAGTCCGAGAGCAATGGCGTGAACCCTCACATCAACGAGCTGTTGCTACACAACGGAGCCGCTGCACGACCGGATGCCCCCACTCGGCGAGGGTCTTCTGGCGGGAATACAGTGTACGGGACGCCGTTGCACACGCCGACGACGACGTTGGACGGCGGTGAGGCGGACTACTTTACGAGCAGAGTATCGCGGCGCAGTAGTCATGGGAGTCTCGGGAGGGACAAAGCGGTGTACCCGTCGCGGGCGTCGTACATCGATGACTTCGCAGACGGTGCTGTACCGAATACGCCCGGCGGCGACGATGCAGAGTTGCTCGCTGGGTCTCCTAGTGTAGGTGACGGTGCGGTGCCCATTGGTACTGCCGGTATTGGAAGTGATGGGGCAAacgtgaagaagaagaaagtggtcGACGTGGACGACGCTATTGAGCGGTTAATCTCTGCAGGGTACGCAGCGAAGCGGACAAAGAACGTGTGTCTTAAGAACTTCGAGATTGCACAGATCTGCCGGCTCGCGCGGGAGATCTTCCTTGCGCAGCCGACTCTGCTCGAGTTGTCCCCCTCCGTGAAGATCGTCGGTGACGTGCACGGGCAGTACTGCGACCTTCTGCGTCTGTTCAGTAAATGTGGGTTCCCACCATCTGCTAACTACTTGTTCTTGGGGGACTACGTGGACCGAGGGAAGCAATCTCTGGAGACGATTCTGCTTTTGCTGTGTTACAAGATCAAATACCCTGAgaacttcttcctccttaGGGGCAACCACGAGTGCGCGAACGTTACTCGTGTGTACGGGTTCTACGACGAGTGCAAGCGGCGGTGCAATATCAAGACGTGGAAGCATTTCGTGGATACGTTCAACACGCTTCCGCTGGCGGCGATCGTGACTGGGAAGATCTTCTGCGTGCACGGCGGGTTATCCCCCGGGCTGAACTCGATGGACGAGATCCGCCATGTGGGGCGGCCCACTGACGTCCCCGATTTCGGACTCGTGAACGACTTGCTGTGGTCGGACCCTGCTGATTCCCCCAATGAGTGGGAGGACAACGAGCGAGGCGTTTCGTACTGCTACAACAAGGTCGCTatcaacaagttcttgaacaagttcGGGTTCGACCTCGTGTGCCGGGCACACATGGTTGTCGAGGACGGGTacgagttcttcaacgacCGGAGCCTGGTGACCGTGTTTTCAGCGCCAAACTACTGCGGCGAGTTCGACAACTGGGGGGCCGTGATGACCGTAAGTGAGGGTCTGCTGTGCTCGTTCGAGTTGTTGGACCCCTTGGACAAAGCCGCGCTGAAACAGGTGATGAAGAAGGGCCGCCAGGAGCGACGGCTGCTGCAGGACCACCAGGAACCGGGCCCAACGTAA
- the PPM1 gene encoding leucine carboxy methyltransferase (similar to Saccharomyces cerevisiae PPM1 (YDR435C); ancestral locus Anc_5.547) translates to MHELFSPVRSLYDEYMARVRSRSRRLYGQIDSRVRQSVPVMNLGTYLRTVAIDVALLQFIERAGPDTPVQVVNLGSGSDLRMVQYLSVFPQIVKFLDVDFEEAVAFKGQVIDTTTQLKQIVEQYTREGRYELLSIDLCDVQHAMELLTTHTRTDVATVFITECLLCYIPQRESQLLIDSIQGAYSTGTPGGNLWVSYDPIGGSAPNDRFGKIIERKLAHVQEPRLAHSARLQLKGDVRSSVAKAIDHCNVVIRDMWQFLQEKVTDEEKKRVAALQFLDELEELKVMQTHYVILSAQW, encoded by the coding sequence ATGCACGAGTTGTTCTCCCCCGTGCGGTCTCTGTACGACGAGTATATGGCGCGTGTGAGGAGTAGGAGTAGGAGACTGTATGGTCAGATTGATTCGAGGGTGCGGCAGTCGGTGCCCGTGATGAATCTGGGGACTTACCTCCGCACAGTGGCCATCGATGTCGCCCTGTTGCAGTTTATAGAGCGGGCGGGCCCAGATACACCAGTGCAAGTGGTAAATCTGGGGAGTGGGTCCGATTTGAGGATGGTGCAGTATCTGAGTGTGTTTCCGCAGATTGTGAAGTTTCTAGACGTGGATTTCGAGGAGGCAGTAGCTTTCAAGGGTCAAGTAATCGACACAACGACGCAATTGAAGCAGATAGTAGAACAGTACACGCGGGAGGGGAGGTACGAGCTACTTTCTATTGATCTGTGCGACGTACAGCACGCAATGGAACTGCTTACAACGCACACACGCACTGACGTGGCCACAGTGTTCATTACAGAGTGTCTATTGTGCTATATACCGCAACGGGAGTCTCAACTACTGATAGACTCGATACAGGGCGCGTACAGCACGGGGACCCCTGGAGGGAATCTCTGGGTATCCTACGACCCGATCGGTGGATCCGCGCCAAATGATAGATTCGGAAAGATCatagaaagaaaacttgCTCATGTCCAGGAACCTCGACTTGCCCACTCTGCTCGTTTACAACTCAAGGGAGACGTACGCAGCTCGGTGGCAAAAGCAATTGACCACTGTAACGTCGTTATCCGCGACATGTGGCAGTTTCTACAGGAGAAAGTAaccgatgaggagaagaaacgagTAGCAGCACTCCAGTTCCTTGACGAATTGGAGGAACTGAAGGTCATGCAGACACACTACGTCATATTGAGCGCACAGTGGTGA
- the TAF11 gene encoding TATA-binding protein-associated factor TAF11 (similar to Saccharomyces cerevisiae TAF11 (YML015C); ancestral locus Anc_5.546) produces MTDAPQGPLDTIPEVNYAPIVTVANYFATKQMIDQILSEDQEYVSWKVKDLRTGGTMNSFLPSDIGRLDYSSLPIMDKDEEVNRVPDNLTFVPDVYRDQLSKEVAQEAEAPLEELSYEDQFKLLIMNLDSEQTDRFEIFHRTALHKGQIKKLATMVCRQNIGENIRVFLQAIGKIFAGEIIELALEVRRKWLVGQMVCEFDRRKMLAWRLKKYLKKLTCFCEGGSDEVTGDAATKQYNKRDTDGTVILGDDSVDEFEPDEYFDDEEDDARATLEGNKLLATEENTRSSRAGLISHYNELVKSFNSLDVSMEKYNSSPLLPEHVREAWRLYLLQNETYKLGSWRAQGEPRARCLGEPALSMGKDGGGVSPLCAQYDVVCLHDLQFLQFVKELECCYSFLLLIGYFLL; encoded by the coding sequence ATGACTGATGCGCCACAAGGTCCCCTGGATACGATCCCAGAGGTGAACTACGCTCCCATCGTGACCGTGGCGAACTACTTTGCGACGAAGCAAATGATTGACCAGATTCTGTCCGAGGACCAAGAGTACGTCTCGTGGAAGGTCAAGGATCTGAGGACGGGCGGAACTATGAACAGCTTCCTACCCTCTGATATAGGCCGGCTGGATTACTCAAGCCTTCCGATAATGGACAAAGACGAGGAGGTGAACAGGGTCCCTGACAACTTGACGTTTGTACCGGATGTTTACAGGGACCAGCTAAGTAAGGAGGTAGCACAAGAAGCTGAGGCCCCCCTTGAGGAGCTGAGTTACGAGGACCAATTCAAGTTGCTGATTATGAACCTGGACAGCGAACAGACGGACAGATTTGAGATATTCCACCGGACCGCGCTGCACAAGGGCcagatcaagaagttggCGACGATGGTGTGCCGGCAGAACATTGGGGAGAACATCCGAGTGTTTCTACAAGCGATTGGCAAGATATTCGCCGGTGAGATCATCGAGTTGGCGCTGGAGGTGAGGAGGAAATGGCTCGTTGGACAGATGGTCTGCGAGTTCGATAGGAGGAAGATGCTCGCATGGCGGCTTAAGAAGTACTTAAAGAAGCTTACCTGTTTCTGCGAGGGCGGGAGCGATGAGGTCACTGGTGACGCTGCCACGAAGCAGTACAACAAGAGGGACACGGACGGTACGGTGATCCTAGGCGACGATTCTGTGGATGAGTTCGAGCCCGATGAGTActttgacgacgaggaggatgacgCGAGGGCGACGCTAGAGGGGAACAAGCTTCTCGCTACGGAGGAGAACACGCGGAGCAGCCGAGCCGGGCTGATCTCGCACTACAATGAGCTGGTGAAGAGTTTCAACTCGCTAGATGTCAGCATGGAGAAATATAACAGCAGCCCGCTGCTGCCTGAGCATGTCAGAGAGGCATGGAGGTTGTATCTGTTACAGAACGAGACATATAAATTGGGGAGTTGGAGGGCGCAGGGGGAGCCCCGGGCACGATGTTTAGGTGAGCCAGCTCTCTCTATGGGTAAGGATGGGGGTGGTGTCTCACCACTGTGCGCTCAATATGACGTAGTGTGTCTGCATGACCTTCAGTTCCTCCAATTCGTCAAGGAACTGGAGTGCTGCTActcgtttcttctcctcatcggtTACTTTCTCCTGTAG
- the GPI17 gene encoding GPI-anchor transamidase GPI17 (similar to Saccharomyces cerevisiae GPI17 (YDR434W); ancestral locus Anc_5.545), producing the protein MSSNATLRRCVVFLFAAVYLLVGVPLWYKLTTIYRAQLPMDYIKSLHENRFQDVHMTIPVYIKSNLYRFPDIHDAVQIQVNHLLNSKRQYVPWSLQILPYDEQLLSGEQKDAYHVVELDLDDFVGYYLPYDTKRTVVYFDDPSVVANDLPFFVAQTLIEHTFALEWDHLSHQGHQAAKRNGNSISINYSPNVHLSISLLNGDGTPVAWEISETLVKYFTPFREMLSPIVNFTVDTSIVFHNDLNLHTLSNSTDVTWQDLAHVIDLSELSSSVYYSEQNALNLAIVFPSAKLSPQGLPFINGTGGQETTAAGDNWDSFIVPQWGVLIVNKDPLEENTKLKESYLSPIMYKFAKDIFQLLGLADTVEDLSSLVITMDSFKRLTILQNMDNAVETLWSLLKLTESFEQMSIPLEVRNNVTEALDLRLAIVDDLNNPELGSDAVWDDLLLKSNRLVQLCESSFFHGEMVQQNFFPQEHKVAVYLPLLGPITVVIFIGLVANLKESNAKPEDQNKELTKNEEEEKRALQEAEGLHAVDGEDEIVESTE; encoded by the coding sequence ATGTCATCAAACGCTACCCTGCGAAGgtgtgttgtgtttctGTTTGCGGCAGTATACCTCCTGGTAGGGGTGCCGCTGTGGTACAAGTTGACGACGATATACAGGGCTCAATTGCCCATGGATTACATTAAGAGTCTGCACGAGAATAGGTTCCAGGATGTACACATGACCATCCCAGTGTACATCAAGTCGAACCTGTACAGGTTCCCAGACATTCACGACGCAGTACAGATCCAGGTCAACCATCTTTTAAACTCCAAAAGACAGTACGTCCCTTGGTCCTTGCAGATCCTGCCCTACGATGAGCAATTGCTCTCTGGTGAACAAAAAGATGCATACCATGTGGTAGAGTTGGACTTGGACGATTTCGTAGGGTACTATTTACCGTACGACACGAAACGGACCGTTGTGTACTTCGATGATCCGTCCGTGGTCGCGAACGACTTGCCCTTCTTCGTCGCCCAAACGTTGATCGAGCACACGTTTGCTCTGGAGTGGGACCATTTGAGCCACCAGGGACACCAAGCGGCAAAACGCAATGGGAACAGCATCTCCATCAATTACTCACCGAACGTGCATCTGTCTATCTCGCTTCTGAACGGGGACGGGACGCCCGTCGCGTGGGAGATCAGCGAAACGTTGGTGAAGTACTTCACGCCATTTAGAGAAATGTTGAGCCCGATAGTGAACTTCACCGTGGACACCTCGATTGTGTTCCATAACGACCTGAACCTGCACACGCTGAGCAACAGCACGGACGTGACGTGGCAGGACCTAGCACACGTCATCGATCTGTCCGAGCTGTCGTCGTCTGTGTACTACTCTGAACAGAATGCGCTGAACTTGGCGATCGTGTTCCCCAGTGCGAAGTTGTCCCCCCAGGGGTTGCCCTTCATTAACGGGACTGGGGGTCAGGAGACCACCGCCGCCGGAGACAACTGGGACAGTTTTATTGTCCCACAGTGGGGGGTTCTCATCGTGAATAAGGACCCACTGGAGGAGAACACCAAACTCAAGGAGAGTTACCTGAGCCCGATCATGTACAAGTTCGCCAAGGACATCTTTCAACTGCTCGGGTTGGCGGATACAGTCGAGGACCTGTCCTCTCTGGTGATCACCATGGACTCCTTTAAGAGGCTGACCATCTTGCAGAACATGGACAACGCAGTGGAGACCCTGTGGTCATTGCTGAAGCTAACAGAGTCCTTCGAGCAAATGTCCATCCCGTTAGAGGTGCGTAATAACGTCACAGAGGCGCTGGACTTGCGGCTCGCGATTGTCGACGACCTCAACAACCCAGAGCTCGGCAGTGACGCGGTGTGGGATGatctgctgctgaagaGCAACAGGCTGGTGCAGCTCTGCGAGAGCTCGTTCTTTCACGGGGAGATGGTCCAACAGAACTTCTTCCCGCAGGAACACAAAGTAGCTGTGTACTTACCGTTGCTGGGTCCGATCACCGTGGTCATATTTATCGGCCTCGTCGCAAATCTGAAAGAGTCGAACGCGAAACCGGAAGACCAGAACAAGGAACTGACCAagaacgaggaggaggagaagcgGGCGTTGCAAGAGGCTGAGGGCCTGCACGCAGTGGATGGTGAGGATGAGATTGTCGAATCCACAGAGTAA